A portion of the Oryzias melastigma strain HK-1 linkage group LG1, ASM292280v2, whole genome shotgun sequence genome contains these proteins:
- the LOC112137114 gene encoding somatostatin receptor type 5: protein MELIQATKVSLQPLEVQWSNSSSVLPYPHFYASTPSEPPFSANLAEGFFLFNSSCYNCTTSDSLTGLAGIFIPLIYGIVCIVGLVGNTLVIHVIVNYTKNESVTNIYILNLAIADELFMLGLPFLAVQNALLSWPFGSLMCRVVMTVDAFNQFTSIFCLTVMSVDRYLAVVHPIRSSWWRRPRVAKAISATVWGGSFVVVLPVVVFADVLKDDGNCSIVWPEPAEVWKTSFIVYTCTVGFFCPLLVISLCYLLIIIKVRSVGKRTQMASTRRRKSERKITRMVVVVVAVFVFCWLPFYALNVINLLVVLPGDFRGLYYFVVVLSYANSCANPILYGFLSDNFKRGFRKALCRTSRRVKNNDRVGTEIQRPTEEWGGILLQPKKSDAGANVRRKNCGEGGVEEGIPGVEGNSQARETCRHSNQREGLKTEAVQGANPDLSTGFHPEAAPASTSKRRNRDSQPEEVVYINSVLDISYL from the exons ATGGAGCTCATCCAGGCCACCAAAGTTTCCCTGCAGCCTCTGGAAGTTCAATGGAGCAACAGCAGCTCTGTACTGCCCTACCCTCACTTCTATGCGTCCACTCCCTCTGAGCCTCCTTTCAGCGCCAACCTGGCCGAGGGCTTCTTCCTGTttaacagcagctgttacaacTGCACCACGTCGGACAGTCTCACCGGTTTGGCCGGGATCTTCATCCCTCTTATTTATGGGATCGTGTGCATCGTGGGATTGGTGGGAAACACTCTGGTCATTCACGTGATCGTCAACTACACAAAGAATGAGTCGGTCACAAATATTTACATCCTCAACCTGGCCATTGCCGACGAGCTCTTCATGCTGGGCCTGCCCTTCTTGGCCGTGCAGAACGCTCTCCTGTCTTGGCCCTTCGGCTCACTGATGTGTCGAGTGGTCATGACCGTCGACGCCTTCAACCAGTTCACCAGCATCTTTTGCCTGACGGTGATGTCGGTGGATCGATACCTGGCTGTGGTCCACCCCATCCGGTCATCCTGGTGGAGACGGCCCCGTGTGGCGAAGGCGATCAGTGCCACGGTTTGGGGAGGGTCTTTTGTGGTGGTGCTGCCAGTCGTGGTGTTTGCGGACGTCCTAAAGGACGACGGCAACTGCAGCATCGTGTGGCCTGAGCCAGCAGAAGTGTGGAAGACGTCTTTTATAGTGTACACGTGTACTGTCGGATTcttctgccccctgctggtcatcTCTTTGTGCTACCTCCTGATCATCATCAAG gtgaGGAGTGTTGGAAAACGAACACAGATGGCTTCCACCAGACGCAGGAAGTCAGAGCGTAAAATCACCCGGATGGTGGTTGTGGTGGTGGCAGTGTTTGTCTTCTGCTGGCTTCCCTTTTACGCTCTCAACGTCATCAACCTCCTCGTGGTCCTTCCCGGAGACTTTCGGGGGCTCTATTATTTCGTTGTTGTGCTTTCGTACGCCAACAGCTGCGCCAACCCCATCCTGTACGGATTTCTGTCCGACAACTTCAAGAGGGGCTTCCGGAAGGCCCTGTGCCGCACCTCCCGCAGGGTGAAGAACAACGACCGGGTGGGCACGGAGATCCAGCGACCGACGGAGGAGTGGGGGGGCATTTTGCTCCAGCCCAAAAAGAGTGACGCTGGTGCCAATGTGCGcaggaaaaactgtggagaaggGGGTGTGGAGGAAGGAATCCCGGGAGTAGAGGGGAACTCGCAGGCGAGGGAAACCTGTCGGCATTCAAACCAAAGAGAGGGCCTGAAGACAGAAGCTGTGCAGGGGGCCAACCCTGACCTGAGCACAGGCTTTCACCCTGAAGCGGCCCCCGCCTCGACCAGCAAGCGTAGAAACCGAGATTCCCAGCCTGAGGAGGTCGTGTACATAAACTCGGTGCTCGACATCAGCTATCTGTAA